Proteins encoded within one genomic window of Acidobacteriota bacterium:
- a CDS encoding DUF1592 domain-containing protein, which produces METMALKRTAVVAGIVVASGLTGAGPVPAQEAEDTRAAVTARAALDRYCVTCHNERLRTAGLALDTADPGHVGDAPEIWEKVVRKLRTGMMPPAPRPRPDAETYSAVVGYLEAALDRASDASPDPGRPALQRLNRAEFTNAVRDLLALEVDGRALLPADDSGYGFDNIGDVLSVSPGLLERYLLAAAKISRRAVGDPTLRPATAVYKTSPLLSQDGRVSEDLPFGSRGGLAVRHHFPLDAEYVVRVALRGRARAGHQLEIRLDRERVRLFDLAGREPLAVRISVTAGARLLGASFVEEIGRSLPVDGRPAPPPITSFAFTLYPNAPSVERIEVVGPFDGRAPADTPSRRAIFICHPSEETDERPCAERILTSLARRAYRRPVTAADTAPLLAAFEAGRDAGNGFDDGIRWALEALLVSPKFLFRVEREPADAAPDAPYRIADLDLASRLSFFLWSSIPDDELVELAARGELSDPAVLESQVRRMLADPRSRALVENFAGQWLYLRNLRTVTPDTTRFPAFDDNLRQALQRETELLFGSQLREDRSVHDLLRADYTYVNERLARHYGIPNVYGNHFRRVQYRDDRRAGLLGHGSILTVTSYPHRTSPVLRGKWLLENLLGAPPPPPPDIPELGGDDAAAVPATMRERMAQHRASPACSTCHAKIDPLGFALENFDAVGRWRASEDGTATAIDASGELPDGAPFDGPAAFRDALLRSPWATEFATAVTEKLLTYALGRGLDHRDAPAVRRILRNAEAGGYRWSSLILGIVESAPFRMRKPLDASDHSAP; this is translated from the coding sequence ATGGAGACGATGGCGCTGAAACGGACGGCGGTCGTCGCGGGCATCGTCGTGGCGTCGGGTCTGACCGGCGCGGGTCCGGTACCGGCGCAGGAAGCCGAGGACACCCGGGCGGCCGTCACGGCCCGCGCCGCGCTCGACCGCTACTGCGTCACCTGCCACAACGAACGCCTGCGCACGGCGGGGCTGGCCCTCGACACGGCCGATCCGGGACACGTCGGCGACGCCCCCGAGATCTGGGAGAAAGTGGTGCGGAAGCTCCGCACCGGCATGATGCCGCCCGCACCGCGCCCGCGGCCGGACGCGGAAACCTACTCCGCGGTCGTCGGCTACCTGGAAGCCGCTCTCGACCGCGCCTCGGACGCGAGCCCCGATCCGGGGCGGCCCGCGTTGCAGCGACTCAACCGCGCCGAGTTCACCAACGCGGTCCGGGACCTGCTGGCGCTGGAGGTCGACGGGCGGGCCCTGCTGCCGGCGGACGATTCGGGCTACGGATTCGACAACATCGGCGACGTGCTGTCGGTCTCGCCGGGGCTGTTGGAACGCTACCTGCTGGCGGCCGCGAAGATCAGCCGCCGCGCTGTCGGCGACCCGACGCTGCGCCCGGCCACCGCCGTCTACAAGACGTCGCCGCTGCTCTCGCAGGACGGCCGCGTCAGCGAGGATCTGCCGTTCGGGTCCCGCGGCGGTCTCGCGGTGCGGCACCACTTCCCACTCGACGCGGAATACGTGGTTCGGGTGGCCCTGCGGGGACGCGCACGCGCCGGGCACCAACTGGAGATCCGTCTCGATCGCGAACGCGTCCGGCTCTTCGACCTGGCGGGAAGGGAGCCGCTGGCGGTACGCATTTCGGTGACCGCCGGCGCCCGGCTGCTGGGCGCTTCCTTCGTCGAGGAAATCGGGCGTTCGCTGCCGGTCGACGGGCGGCCGGCGCCGCCCCCGATCACCAGCTTCGCCTTCACGCTCTATCCGAACGCCCCGTCCGTGGAACGCATCGAGGTCGTCGGTCCCTTCGACGGACGAGCGCCCGCGGACACCCCGAGCCGCCGGGCCATCTTCATCTGCCACCCGAGCGAAGAAACCGACGAACGGCCGTGCGCCGAGCGGATCCTCACGTCGCTCGCACGCCGTGCGTACCGGCGGCCGGTGACCGCCGCCGACACCGCGCCCCTCCTCGCCGCCTTCGAGGCGGGCCGGGACGCGGGCAACGGCTTCGACGACGGCATCCGGTGGGCCCTCGAGGCGCTGCTCGTGTCGCCGAAGTTCCTGTTCCGAGTGGAACGCGAGCCGGCGGACGCGGCGCCGGACGCCCCCTACCGTATCGCCGACCTCGACCTGGCCTCGCGGCTGTCGTTCTTCCTGTGGAGCAGCATCCCGGACGACGAGCTCGTGGAGCTGGCCGCCCGCGGGGAGTTGAGCGACCCGGCCGTGCTGGAATCGCAGGTCCGCCGGATGCTCGCCGACCCGCGCTCTCGGGCTCTGGTGGAGAACTTCGCCGGCCAGTGGCTCTATCTCCGCAACCTGCGCACGGTGACGCCGGACACCACGCGGTTTCCCGCGTTCGACGACAACCTCCGGCAGGCGCTCCAACGAGAGACCGAGCTGCTCTTCGGAAGTCAGCTCCGAGAGGACCGCAGCGTCCACGACCTGCTGCGAGCCGACTACACCTACGTCAACGAACGGCTGGCCCGGCACTACGGCATTCCCAACGTCTACGGGAACCACTTCCGCCGCGTGCAGTACCGCGACGACCGGCGGGCCGGCCTGCTCGGTCACGGGAGCATCCTGACGGTGACCTCCTATCCGCACCGCACCTCCCCGGTGCTGCGGGGGAAGTGGCTGCTCGAGAATCTTCTGGGCGCGCCGCCGCCGCCGCCGCCCGACATCCCGGAGCTCGGCGGAGACGACGCCGCCGCTGTACCGGCCACGATGCGCGAGCGCATGGCGCAGCATCGGGCCAGCCCCGCGTGCTCGACCTGTCACGCGAAGATCGATCCGCTGGGATTCGCCCTCGAGAACTTCGACGCGGTCGGACGCTGGCGCGCGAGTGAGGACGGAACGGCCACCGCCATCGACGCCTCGGGCGAGCTGCCCGACGGCGCCCCGTTCGACGGCCCCGCCGCGTTCCGCGACGCGCTGCTGCGCTCGCCGTGGGCCACCGAGTTCGCCACCGCCGTCACCGAGAAGCTGCTGACCTACGCGCTCGGGCGCGGGCTGGACCACCGCGACGCGCCGGCCGTGCGCCGGATTCTTCGGAACGCCGAGGCCGGCGGCTATCGCTGGTCGTCGCTGATTCTCGGTATCGTCGAGAGCGCGCCGTTCCGGATGCGGAAACCGTTGGACGCGAGCGACCACAGCGCACCGTAG
- a CDS encoding DUF1552 domain-containing protein → MIITKKTLPRRTVLRGLGASLALPLLDGMVPAFAAIRNSAASPVRRFGAVYVPNGVEMRAWTPGGTGTALELTPVLEPLAPVRERVNVLSGLADKVAIPREGEGVGDHARAASTWLTGVHVKKTEGPDIRAGVSVDQIAARAFGNETQLASLELAIDSVEVLGACDQGYSCAYTNTIAWRTPTTPLPMENNPRAVFERLFGATDSTDVQARLARLRQDRSILDFVTDEADALQRTLGAGDQRKLAQYLDAVRDVERRIQMAERQSDREIPVVEQPAGIPDTFEEHCRLMFDLLILAYQTDLTRVSTFMFGREVSGRSFPEIGVPGGHHGYSHHQNDPENLAMLARINTHHIRQFGYFLEKMQSIPDGDGSLLDHSLFVYGAGISDGNLHFHLDLPTLLAGGAAGRVRGGRHLRYDHDTPLSNLHVAVLEKLGLPVETFGDSTGKLQYLTGI, encoded by the coding sequence ATGATCATCACGAAGAAGACGCTTCCCCGCCGTACGGTGCTCCGCGGTCTCGGCGCCTCGCTGGCGCTGCCCCTGCTGGACGGTATGGTCCCGGCGTTTGCGGCGATCCGCAACTCGGCGGCCAGCCCCGTCCGTCGCTTCGGCGCCGTCTACGTGCCGAACGGCGTCGAGATGCGCGCCTGGACCCCCGGGGGAACCGGCACGGCGCTGGAGTTGACGCCCGTCCTCGAGCCGCTGGCGCCGGTGCGCGAGCGGGTCAACGTGCTGAGCGGCCTGGCCGACAAGGTGGCCATCCCGCGCGAGGGCGAAGGGGTCGGAGATCACGCCCGCGCCGCGTCGACGTGGTTGACCGGCGTGCACGTCAAGAAGACCGAGGGACCCGACATCCGGGCCGGCGTCTCCGTGGATCAGATTGCCGCCCGTGCTTTCGGCAACGAGACCCAGCTCGCCTCACTGGAGCTGGCCATCGATTCGGTCGAGGTGCTCGGCGCGTGCGATCAGGGCTATAGCTGCGCCTACACGAACACCATCGCCTGGCGCACGCCGACCACGCCGTTGCCGATGGAGAACAACCCGCGCGCGGTGTTCGAGCGCCTTTTCGGCGCCACCGACAGCACGGACGTCCAGGCGCGGCTGGCCCGCCTCCGCCAGGACCGCAGCATCCTCGATTTCGTGACCGACGAGGCGGACGCGCTGCAGCGCACCCTGGGCGCCGGTGACCAGCGCAAGCTCGCCCAGTATCTCGACGCGGTGCGCGACGTCGAGCGGCGCATCCAGATGGCCGAGCGCCAGAGCGACCGCGAGATCCCGGTCGTCGAGCAGCCGGCCGGCATCCCGGACACGTTCGAGGAGCACTGCCGGCTGATGTTCGACCTGCTGATCCTGGCCTACCAGACCGACCTGACGCGCGTCAGCACGTTCATGTTCGGCAGGGAGGTCAGCGGCCGGTCGTTCCCCGAGATCGGCGTGCCGGGCGGCCACCACGGCTACTCGCACCACCAGAACGACCCCGAGAACCTGGCGATGCTCGCCCGGATCAATACGCATCACATCCGGCAGTTCGGCTACTTCCTGGAGAAGATGCAGTCGATCCCGGACGGCGACGGCTCGCTGCTCGACCACTCGCTGTTCGTCTACGGCGCGGGCATCAGCGACGGCAACCTGCACTTCCACCTCGACCTGCCGACGCTGCTGGCCGGCGGAGCCGCGGGGCGCGTGCGGGGCGGCCGCCATCTGCGCTACGACCACGACACGCCGCTGTCGAACCTGCACGTCGCCGTGCTCGAGAAGCTGGGGCTGCCGGTGGAGACCTTCGGGGACAGCACGGGCAAGCTGCAATACCTGACGGGAATCTAG
- a CDS encoding bifunctional metallophosphatase/5'-nucleotidase, which translates to MRCLLRPIVAAPALVAACVLLAGASPAEQVPSTDQDGAIDRVTLSIIGTTDLHGRVFPNDRQGGVALLGGYLRNLRAARAADGGAVLLLDAGDTFEGGIAANISEGALVVDAYNALGYDALAIGNHEFDYGALDTAARDGRTPDMRGALKAAAARARFPFLAANLIDAATGRPVAWPNVRPSTLVDAAGLRVGIVGIMTRYALTRTLAANVQGLDTTALEPAVEHEARRLRRRGADLVLVLAHAGGACFRFDDPTDLSSCDDDAEIFELARRLPPGLVDAIVAGHSHGAVAHEVAGIPIVQAYSRGSAFARVDLTVERGAGVVSARLFPPQAVCAAVAPDGWSCATGGGTPAAYEGAPVRPDASIVAAMQPALDRVNRWRAEPLGVTLDTPLPRNPDGIESPLANLFADAILAAAPGADLAIGMGGRRAGLRRDLPAGALTRGPLYDVFAFDNRIAELVMTGAQVRQALARELTRELARSRRGIPSVSGIRVRVTCDGDRRELEIFRPSGAPIGPDDTLVVATTDFFARRAARDAVAAPPAAAQASAPLVREAVSDWLIARGGRLDAADFVTPPRWDTPARGSCLAGTSR; encoded by the coding sequence ATGAGGTGCCTGCTCCGGCCGATTGTCGCCGCGCCCGCGCTGGTTGCCGCCTGCGTTCTGCTCGCGGGGGCGTCTCCGGCGGAGCAGGTTCCCTCGACCGATCAGGACGGCGCCATCGACCGCGTCACGCTTTCCATCATCGGCACCACCGACCTGCACGGCCGCGTCTTCCCGAACGACCGACAGGGAGGGGTCGCGCTGCTGGGCGGGTACCTGCGCAACCTGCGCGCGGCGAGGGCGGCCGACGGGGGCGCCGTGCTGCTGCTGGACGCGGGCGACACCTTCGAGGGCGGAATCGCCGCCAACATCTCGGAAGGGGCCCTCGTCGTCGACGCCTACAATGCGCTCGGCTACGACGCGCTCGCCATTGGCAACCACGAGTTCGACTACGGGGCCCTCGACACCGCGGCGCGGGACGGCCGAACGCCCGACATGCGCGGCGCGCTCAAGGCCGCCGCCGCCCGCGCACGGTTTCCGTTTCTCGCGGCGAACTTGATCGATGCGGCGACGGGACGCCCGGTGGCGTGGCCGAACGTCCGGCCGTCCACACTCGTCGACGCCGCGGGCCTCCGGGTGGGCATCGTCGGCATCATGACCCGCTACGCGCTCACGAGAACGCTCGCCGCCAACGTCCAGGGACTCGACACGACGGCGCTCGAACCCGCCGTCGAGCACGAGGCGCGTCGCCTGCGCCGGCGCGGCGCCGACCTCGTGCTGGTGCTCGCGCACGCCGGCGGCGCCTGCTTCCGATTCGACGATCCCACCGACCTGTCGTCGTGCGACGACGATGCCGAGATCTTCGAGCTGGCCCGGCGGCTGCCACCCGGCCTGGTCGACGCGATCGTCGCCGGCCACTCCCACGGGGCGGTGGCGCACGAGGTGGCGGGCATCCCGATCGTCCAGGCCTACTCGCGCGGGAGCGCCTTCGCGCGGGTCGACCTGACCGTCGAGCGCGGCGCCGGGGTCGTGTCCGCCCGGCTCTTCCCGCCCCAGGCGGTCTGCGCCGCCGTCGCGCCGGACGGCTGGTCCTGCGCGACCGGCGGCGGCACGCCCGCGGCCTACGAGGGTGCGCCCGTCCGGCCCGACGCATCGATCGTCGCTGCGATGCAGCCCGCGCTCGACCGGGTGAACCGCTGGCGCGCCGAGCCGCTCGGCGTCACCCTGGACACACCGCTCCCGCGGAATCCCGACGGCATCGAATCGCCGCTCGCCAACCTCTTCGCGGATGCGATCCTGGCTGCCGCGCCGGGCGCGGACCTCGCGATCGGCATGGGCGGCAGGCGGGCGGGGCTGCGCAGGGATCTGCCGGCGGGGGCGCTCACCCGCGGCCCCCTCTACGACGTGTTCGCCTTCGACAACCGCATCGCCGAGCTGGTGATGACCGGCGCCCAGGTGCGGCAGGCCCTGGCCCGCGAGTTGACGCGCGAGCTGGCGCGCAGCCGGCGCGGAATCCCCAGCGTGTCGGGCATCCGCGTGCGGGTGACGTGCGACGGGGATCGGCGGGAGTTGGAGATCTTCCGTCCATCGGGAGCCCCGATCGGCCCGGACGATACGCTCGTCGTGGCGACCACGGATTTCTTCGCCCGGCGCGCCGCGCGCGACGCTGTCGCCGCGCCCCCGGCCGCGGCGCAGGCGTCGGCGCCGCTGGTCCGGGAGGCGGTCTCCGACTGGCTCATTGCCCGCGGCGGACGGCTCGATGCCGCCGATTTCGTTACACCGCCGCGCTGGGACACGCCGGCGCGCGGATCCTGCCTCGCCGGGACATCTCGATAG
- a CDS encoding 1-acyl-sn-glycerol-3-phosphate acyltransferase — MPPISLHRRAGTRRRADPASPGHLDSAYGGSGPGGRLSRTAPPRLLRRYLRIASLALVTGVFFAILWTALALLLPAPRLRRPARNAIFRAWARICLRIIGGRVRVEGPAPRTPFLLVCNHLGYVDIPALASCADAWFVAKMEMRSWPIVGILCRSVGTIFIDRKTGRDVLRVNRLIEDVLRRGYGVVIFPEGTSTQGFEVRRFRTSLLDHAARTGMPVHAAALTYRTAPEEPPAHLSVCWWGDAPLFAHAQRLFELRRFDIVVRFSPVAASASDRKELAGRLHREVERIFEPVVPPDQRAVETGF, encoded by the coding sequence ATGCCGCCGATTTCGTTACACCGCCGCGCTGGGACACGCCGGCGCGCGGATCCTGCCTCGCCGGGACATCTCGATAGCGCATATGGCGGATCAGGTCCGGGGGGCCGATTGAGCCGCACCGCCCCGCCGCGGCTCCTGCGCCGCTACCTGCGCATCGCGTCGCTGGCGCTGGTCACCGGGGTCTTCTTCGCCATCCTGTGGACGGCCCTCGCCCTGCTCCTGCCGGCGCCGCGCCTGCGACGGCCTGCCCGCAACGCGATCTTCCGCGCCTGGGCCCGCATCTGCCTGCGCATCATCGGCGGACGCGTGCGGGTGGAGGGGCCTGCCCCGCGGACGCCCTTCCTCCTCGTGTGCAACCACCTCGGCTACGTGGACATTCCGGCGCTGGCGTCCTGCGCCGACGCCTGGTTCGTCGCCAAGATGGAGATGCGCTCGTGGCCGATCGTCGGAATCCTCTGCCGTTCGGTGGGCACCATCTTCATAGACCGGAAGACGGGCCGTGACGTGCTGCGCGTCAATCGGCTCATCGAGGACGTGCTGCGCCGCGGCTACGGCGTTGTCATCTTCCCCGAGGGAACGAGCACGCAGGGGTTCGAGGTCCGCCGCTTTCGCACCTCTCTTCTCGACCACGCGGCGCGCACCGGGATGCCGGTTCACGCGGCGGCGCTCACCTACCGCACGGCCCCCGAGGAGCCGCCGGCGCACCTGTCGGTCTGCTGGTGGGGCGACGCCCCCCTCTTCGCCCACGCGCAGCGGCTCTTCGAGCTTCGGCGCTTCGACATCGTCGTGCGCTTCAGTCCCGTCGCGGCCAGCGCCAGCGACCGCAAGGAACTGGCCGGGCGCCTGCACCGGGAGGTAGAACGCATCTTCGAGCCCGTCGTCCCGCCGGACCAGCGCGCCGTCGAGACCGGCTTCTGA
- a CDS encoding TonB-dependent siderophore receptor, whose translation MRSSCGAITALTAALGLLVAVPAAGQPSGMVQGTVVDEGGGAPLAAAVVTIEELDRSATTGSDGAFSFSDVPAGDYSLTVRRQGFAPLTSRITVAAGSPVRLDLRLPVAAFEERVTVTGIRGELGLGESTEAGSRLGLRAMDIPASIDVIDSAVMQTRGFQRISDALETVPGVLAGHSPAAPSSFSVRGFTRSQITVLRDGIWLGPANMVMRPQNTFNLDRVELLRGPASVLNGQGAVAGTVNAVTKQAMATDAPEYNALFSYGRFNTHQTAVGANGPISDTLWYRFDVSRYGSDGFVERMSPSSSNVTGNLLWRPAPRAELRFSVDYLTDDVGSYFGTPLLPAAVIGEPLDVISTTTGEGIDARTRFLNYNVTDAVNDSTQLLLRADAEVQLSDQVTLRNTVYNFNAKRNWQNAEGFPYCTAVVDVCTTVGQIQRYYGYFFVDHDQKLFGDRVHLDIRTPVGGLENRATVGFEASTLDFERGRGFRRQLPLVPGDMVDVFNPVPGTYGQRELRGVSPTYIDSWAFFIEDSLPLGDRVRLAGALRHDGMSLERVNRDAVGAVEPSGFVRDFRWWSWRTGAVVNLRDDLVAYGQLSNAKDPVNANIFLVNANQDFDLTDARQWEVGLKADLDGGRTQVTAAWFDIERDDILERFALDSATTIGGIQSRGLELSVSARPNTDAQIGASVAYTDAEFVPSANFVRFAGNTPPNVPTAAGNLWGSYRNIGGAPLEAGATVRIVGDRQANNANAIVLNGYAHADAYVALTLDPVRVTFNVDNLTDAAYASWSDIFYLGQTDPSFIYANQVMLGAPRTYSVMLHFEF comes from the coding sequence GTGCGCAGTAGCTGTGGCGCTATCACCGCGCTTACTGCAGCGCTCGGGTTGCTTGTGGCGGTTCCGGCGGCCGGCCAGCCGTCGGGCATGGTGCAGGGAACGGTCGTGGACGAAGGCGGCGGGGCGCCGCTGGCGGCGGCTGTGGTCACTATCGAGGAGCTCGATCGGTCGGCCACCACGGGATCCGACGGCGCGTTCAGCTTCAGCGACGTGCCGGCCGGGGATTACAGCCTGACGGTCAGGCGGCAGGGATTCGCGCCGCTCACCTCACGTATCACGGTCGCCGCGGGCTCGCCCGTGCGCCTCGACCTGCGGCTGCCGGTAGCGGCCTTCGAAGAGCGCGTTACGGTCACCGGCATTCGCGGCGAGCTGGGGCTCGGCGAATCGACGGAGGCCGGCAGCCGCCTGGGCCTGCGCGCCATGGACATTCCGGCCTCGATAGACGTGATCGACAGCGCGGTCATGCAGACGCGCGGCTTCCAGCGGATCAGCGACGCGCTGGAGACGGTGCCGGGCGTGCTCGCGGGTCACAGTCCGGCCGCGCCGTCGAGCTTCTCGGTGCGCGGGTTCACGCGCTCGCAGATCACGGTCCTGCGGGACGGGATCTGGCTCGGCCCCGCCAACATGGTCATGCGGCCGCAGAACACCTTCAACCTCGATCGCGTCGAGCTGCTCCGCGGACCGGCGTCGGTGCTCAACGGCCAGGGCGCGGTAGCCGGCACGGTGAACGCCGTCACCAAGCAGGCGATGGCGACGGACGCGCCCGAGTACAACGCGTTGTTCTCGTACGGACGGTTCAACACGCATCAGACGGCCGTCGGCGCGAACGGGCCGATCAGCGACACGCTCTGGTACCGCTTCGACGTCAGCCGATACGGTTCCGACGGCTTCGTCGAGCGCATGAGTCCGAGCTCGTCCAACGTCACCGGCAACCTGTTGTGGCGACCCGCCCCGCGGGCCGAGTTGCGGTTCAGCGTGGACTACCTGACCGACGACGTCGGGTCGTATTTCGGCACCCCGCTGCTGCCCGCCGCGGTGATCGGCGAACCGCTCGACGTGATCTCCACCACCACCGGCGAGGGAATCGATGCGCGCACGCGTTTCCTCAATTACAACGTGACGGACGCGGTGAACGATTCGACGCAGCTCCTGCTGCGCGCCGACGCCGAGGTGCAGCTGAGCGATCAGGTCACGCTGCGCAACACGGTCTACAACTTCAACGCCAAGCGGAACTGGCAGAACGCGGAAGGCTTTCCGTACTGCACCGCCGTCGTCGACGTCTGCACGACAGTGGGCCAGATCCAGCGCTACTACGGCTACTTCTTCGTCGACCACGACCAGAAACTGTTCGGGGACCGCGTGCACCTCGACATCAGGACCCCGGTCGGCGGGCTCGAGAACCGGGCCACCGTCGGCTTCGAGGCGTCCACGCTCGACTTCGAGCGCGGTCGCGGATTCCGCCGGCAGCTCCCGCTCGTACCGGGCGACATGGTCGATGTCTTCAACCCGGTGCCCGGCACCTACGGGCAGCGCGAGCTGCGCGGCGTCAGTCCCACGTACATCGATTCGTGGGCGTTCTTCATCGAGGACTCCCTGCCGCTGGGCGATCGCGTCAGGCTGGCCGGCGCCCTGCGGCATGACGGCATGAGCCTCGAGCGGGTCAATCGCGACGCCGTCGGCGCGGTGGAGCCGAGCGGCTTCGTGCGCGACTTCCGCTGGTGGAGCTGGCGCACCGGCGCGGTCGTGAACCTGCGCGACGACTTGGTGGCGTACGGCCAGTTGAGCAACGCGAAGGATCCCGTCAACGCCAACATCTTTCTGGTCAACGCGAACCAGGATTTCGACCTCACCGACGCACGGCAGTGGGAGGTCGGTCTGAAGGCCGACCTCGACGGGGGTCGCACGCAGGTCACTGCCGCCTGGTTCGACATCGAGCGGGACGACATCCTGGAGCGGTTCGCCCTGGACAGCGCCACGACGATCGGCGGCATCCAGTCGCGCGGACTGGAGTTGTCGGTATCCGCTCGCCCGAACACCGACGCGCAGATCGGCGCGAGCGTGGCCTACACGGACGCGGAGTTCGTGCCGTCGGCCAATTTCGTCCGGTTCGCGGGGAACACCCCGCCCAACGTGCCGACTGCCGCCGGCAATCTCTGGGGCAGCTACCGGAACATCGGCGGCGCGCCGCTGGAGGCGGGCGCCACGGTGCGCATCGTCGGCGATCGCCAGGCCAACAACGCGAACGCGATCGTCCTCAACGGCTACGCGCATGCGGATGCCTACGTCGCGCTGACGCTCGACCCCGTGCGCGTGACGTTCAACGTCGACAACTTGACCGACGCGGCGTACGCCTCATGGTCCGACATCTTCTACCTGGGGCAGACCGATCCGTCGTTCATCTATGCCAACCAGGTCATGCTCGGGGCGCCGAGGACCTACTCGGTGATGCTGCACTTCGAGTTCTGA